A genomic stretch from Pararhizobium sp. IMCC21322 includes:
- the moaA gene encoding GTP 3',8-cyclase MoaA, producing MNEPDQSVATCAQMIDPFGRTVSYLRVSVTDRCDFRCVYCMAEDMTFLPKRDVLSLEELDRLCSAFVAKGVRKLRLTGGEPLVRKNIMQLFRSLGRHLESGALEELTVTTNGSQLARHAAELADCGVKRINVSIDTLDHDKFKKITRWGDLGRVMEGLRAAQKAGLAVKINAVALKGVNEHEIETMMTWAHGEGMDITFIETMPLGEISEDRTDQYLPLSLVRQRLQERFTLSDIPYKTGGPARYVEVAETGGRLGFITPLTHNFCESCNRVRVTCTGTLYMCLGQDDAADLRAPLRASESDDLLNTAIDEAITRKPKGHDFVIERQSSKPSVARHMSVTGG from the coding sequence ATGAACGAGCCAGATCAGTCAGTCGCAACGTGCGCGCAAATGATCGATCCGTTTGGACGGACAGTGTCGTATCTGCGGGTTTCGGTGACTGATCGCTGTGACTTTCGGTGCGTCTACTGCATGGCGGAAGACATGACATTTCTGCCAAAGCGGGATGTCCTGTCACTGGAGGAACTGGACCGGCTGTGCTCGGCCTTTGTGGCAAAAGGTGTTCGGAAACTGCGTTTGACCGGTGGCGAGCCTCTGGTGCGAAAGAACATCATGCAATTGTTCCGTTCGCTGGGTCGGCATCTTGAAAGCGGCGCTCTGGAAGAATTAACCGTTACAACCAACGGATCACAATTGGCGCGCCACGCGGCCGAACTGGCTGATTGCGGCGTAAAACGCATCAATGTGTCAATCGATACGCTAGACCATGACAAATTCAAGAAGATCACCAGATGGGGCGATCTGGGCCGGGTCATGGAAGGCCTGCGCGCGGCACAAAAGGCCGGGCTTGCGGTTAAAATAAATGCGGTTGCGCTGAAGGGCGTCAATGAGCATGAAATTGAAACCATGATGACATGGGCACATGGCGAAGGCATGGATATTACCTTCATCGAAACCATGCCCCTTGGCGAAATCAGTGAAGACCGGACGGATCAATATCTGCCTCTCTCTCTTGTGCGACAACGGCTGCAGGAGCGGTTCACGCTGAGCGACATTCCCTACAAAACCGGCGGTCCGGCGCGCTATGTGGAAGTGGCAGAAACCGGTGGACGTCTTGGCTTCATCACACCACTTACCCATAATTTCTGCGAAAGCTGCAACCGCGTCCGTGTGACTTGCACCGGTACGCTATATATGTGTCTTGGACAGGACGATGCCGCAGACCTTCGCGCACCTCTCAGGGCCTCTGAAAGTGATGATTTGTTGAACACAGCGATTGACGAGGCCATCACAAGAAAGCCAAAAGGGCATGATTTTGTGATTGAACGACAAAGCAGCAAACCGTCAGTTGCGCGACATATGAGTGTAACCGGCGGATAG
- a CDS encoding rhodanese-related sulfurtransferase: MNQTTDNKDFLVAALYRFTPVENPEALQEPIKQLCDRLRVKGSLLLATEGINGTIAGVEQDIRECLQGLKQFPEFAELEHKESFATEMPFYRMKVRLKKEIVTMGVEGIDPLESVGTYVPPQDWNDLISDPDTIVIDTRNDYEVAIGTFDGAIDPKTKSFRDFPAWVEANKRSIDKPKVAMFCTGGIRCEKATAFMKQQGFDEVYHLQGGILKYLEEVPQDQSLWHGDCFVFDQRVSVQHGLVEGPHVLCFGCRMPLSEADLERSEYRAGVHCHHCRDSRTASEHKRAEERHKQVLLAQMRNEQHIGDNVG, from the coding sequence ATGAATCAAACGACTGATAATAAGGACTTTTTGGTTGCAGCCCTGTATCGCTTTACACCGGTTGAAAATCCGGAGGCGTTGCAGGAGCCAATCAAACAGCTTTGCGACAGATTGCGCGTCAAAGGATCATTGCTGCTTGCGACAGAGGGCATCAACGGGACCATTGCCGGTGTCGAGCAGGATATTCGTGAGTGCCTTCAGGGCCTGAAGCAGTTTCCCGAATTTGCGGAGTTGGAGCACAAGGAAAGCTTTGCAACGGAAATGCCTTTTTACCGCATGAAAGTGCGGTTGAAAAAGGAAATTGTCACCATGGGTGTCGAAGGCATTGATCCATTGGAAAGCGTCGGCACCTATGTGCCGCCTCAGGACTGGAACGACCTGATTTCTGACCCCGATACCATCGTCATTGATACACGCAATGATTACGAGGTTGCTATCGGGACGTTTGATGGCGCCATCGATCCAAAGACAAAATCATTTCGTGACTTTCCAGCCTGGGTGGAAGCAAACAAGCGGTCCATCGACAAGCCGAAGGTAGCTATGTTCTGCACCGGTGGCATACGGTGTGAAAAAGCGACCGCATTCATGAAGCAGCAGGGCTTTGATGAGGTCTACCATCTGCAGGGCGGAATTTTGAAGTATCTGGAGGAGGTGCCCCAGGATCAAAGCCTGTGGCACGGTGATTGCTTTGTATTTGACCAGCGTGTCTCGGTTCAGCATGGTCTTGTCGAGGGCCCTCACGTGCTTTGTTTTGGGTGCCGCATGCCTTTGTCAGAGGCTGATCTGGAGCGTTCGGAATACCGGGCAGGTGTGCATTGCCATCATTGCAGGGACAGCCGCACCGCATCAGAACATAAGCGCGCGGAAGAGCGGCATAAGCAGGTTCTTCTGGCTCAAATGCGCAATGAACAGCACATTGGTGACAACGTCGGATAA
- a CDS encoding DUF971 domain-containing protein yields the protein MTEEVTWPKEIRVSPDKKTLTLVFDEEKPVSFSAEFLRVHSPSAEVQGHSREQKQTVAGKQSVEIMKIDPVGNYAVRISFDDMHNTGLFSWAYFNEMAEQKDELWEIYLAELEDKSLKREP from the coding sequence ATGACTGAAGAGGTTACCTGGCCTAAGGAAATTCGGGTCAGCCCCGACAAAAAAACTCTGACGCTGGTATTTGACGAGGAAAAACCGGTGTCATTCTCAGCGGAGTTTTTGCGCGTTCATTCGCCAAGTGCAGAGGTGCAAGGCCATTCGCGTGAGCAGAAGCAAACAGTCGCTGGCAAACAGTCGGTGGAGATCATGAAAATTGATCCGGTTGGCAATTATGCAGTGCGTATCAGCTTTGACGACATGCACAATACCGGCCTGTTTTCCTGGGCTTACTTCAACGAGATGGCCGAACAGAAAGATGAGTTGTGGGAGATCTATCTTGCTGAGCTTGAAGATAAGAGCCTGAAACGCGAGCCATAA
- the apbC gene encoding iron-sulfur cluster carrier protein ApbC, which yields MTVTKEQILEKLSRVKGPELEGDIVTLGLVSDIFIGEEKIIFSITVPAERAQELEPLRQAAEQVVKNIEGVNDVLVALTAEKKASQSLETAPPKMPASKTEAKAPPQAERPTASAQPPAKPPGIPGIRFIIAVASGKGGVGKSTTSVNLALGLQDLGLKVGILDADIYGPSMPRLLGIKGKPSPADADGKILLPMDGYGLKVMSIGFLVEEETPMIWRGPMVISALNQMMKEVAWGELDVLVVDMPPGTGDAQLTMAQQVPLAGAVIVSTPQDLALIDARKGLNMFKKTSVPILGIVENMSYHMCPKCGHRTDIFGHGGAEKEATKLGVRFLGAVPLHMTIREKSDAGEPVVMSEPDGVHAKLYKRMAETVWQRLDGGQAKNTKQAPKIIFESDDEENESND from the coding sequence ATGACCGTTACAAAAGAACAGATTTTAGAAAAGCTTAGCCGTGTAAAAGGCCCCGAACTGGAAGGCGATATCGTCACCCTTGGGCTGGTTTCGGATATTTTCATCGGTGAGGAGAAGATCATATTCTCAATCACCGTACCAGCCGAGCGTGCGCAAGAGTTGGAACCACTTCGTCAGGCCGCAGAGCAGGTGGTTAAAAACATTGAAGGCGTTAATGATGTTCTGGTCGCGCTGACAGCTGAGAAAAAGGCCAGTCAAAGCCTTGAAACAGCACCGCCAAAGATGCCGGCATCCAAGACTGAGGCGAAAGCACCGCCGCAAGCAGAGCGCCCAACTGCCTCTGCGCAACCGCCTGCAAAGCCGCCGGGTATTCCAGGCATTAGATTTATTATTGCAGTGGCATCCGGCAAGGGCGGCGTTGGCAAATCAACGACATCTGTCAATCTGGCTTTGGGCCTGCAGGATCTGGGCCTGAAAGTCGGCATTCTGGACGCTGACATTTATGGTCCTTCAATGCCGCGCCTTTTGGGAATCAAAGGTAAGCCAAGTCCCGCAGACGCTGATGGCAAGATTCTTCTGCCAATGGATGGTTATGGTCTGAAAGTCATGTCCATCGGCTTTCTGGTTGAAGAAGAAACGCCGATGATCTGGCGTGGTCCAATGGTGATTTCTGCACTCAATCAGATGATGAAAGAAGTGGCCTGGGGCGAACTGGACGTTCTGGTGGTGGATATGCCACCGGGCACTGGTGACGCCCAATTGACCATGGCGCAACAGGTTCCGCTGGCCGGTGCTGTTATTGTTTCAACACCCCAGGATCTGGCGCTTATTGATGCCCGCAAGGGGCTGAATATGTTCAAGAAAACCAGCGTTCCTATCTTGGGAATTGTGGAAAATATGAGCTATCACATGTGCCCGAAATGTGGTCATCGGACTGACATTTTCGGCCATGGCGGTGCTGAAAAAGAAGCCACAAAATTGGGCGTACGTTTTCTTGGTGCGGTGCCACTGCACATGACGATCCGCGAGAAGTCCGATGCGGGCGAGCCAGTTGTGATGAGCGAACCTGATGGTGTTCATGCCAAGCTGTACAAGCGGATGGCAGAAACTGTTTGGCAGCGTCTCGATGGGGGCCAAGCCAAAAACACCAAACAAGCACCCAAAATCATATTTGAATCCGATGACGAAGAAAATGAATCAAACGACTGA
- a CDS encoding FAD-dependent monooxygenase: MDQPEINNQTRAIIIGGGPVGWLSALALARTGLDTVLVAGDNPLQDQRTIALMQGSLALLDEVGVDASLISDATPLETMRLIDGTSRLIRAPEVSFQAGEIGHSFFALNIPVGNLVKQIQDVASTHSNFVYKPGLAQDISFDDKVTVTLESGETIQADFVVGADGRQSRVRQAAGIAVRQWDYPQTALVTHFHHEKSHQNISTEFHTETGPFTLVPLQGKRSSLVCVVTPDEAERLMAVSDAELSRYIEQRGRHLVGRVSDLGPRQSFPMSSQIADKMADNRAFLVGESGHAFPPIGAQGLNLGIRDVEELAYQMLHLPHASISDIAVRYNQKRQLDVKSRTFGVDMLNRSLLTGFLPVQFARGLGLYAAKSFAPLRRTLMRQGLGAYST; this comes from the coding sequence ATGGATCAGCCGGAAATCAACAATCAAACACGTGCCATCATCATAGGCGGCGGTCCTGTCGGCTGGTTGTCTGCGCTGGCTCTGGCCCGGACCGGTTTGGACACGGTTCTGGTCGCGGGCGATAACCCGCTGCAAGATCAGCGGACAATCGCCCTGATGCAGGGCTCACTGGCACTTTTGGACGAAGTTGGCGTTGATGCGTCATTGATCAGTGATGCCACACCCCTGGAGACAATGCGGCTGATTGACGGGACATCGCGCCTGATACGTGCACCGGAGGTCAGCTTCCAAGCTGGCGAAATCGGGCATTCATTCTTCGCGCTCAACATTCCAGTTGGCAATCTTGTCAAACAGATTCAGGATGTTGCCTCAACCCACTCTAACTTTGTGTATAAACCGGGTCTCGCTCAGGACATTTCCTTTGACGATAAGGTGACTGTCACACTGGAAAGTGGCGAAACCATCCAGGCTGACTTTGTTGTCGGTGCCGATGGACGGCAGTCGAGAGTTCGGCAAGCCGCTGGCATAGCGGTGCGGCAATGGGACTATCCACAAACCGCGCTGGTGACTCACTTTCATCACGAAAAGTCACATCAGAACATTTCAACAGAGTTTCACACTGAAACCGGACCATTTACGCTGGTGCCGCTTCAGGGAAAAAGATCCAGTCTGGTCTGTGTCGTGACGCCTGATGAAGCAGAGCGATTGATGGCGGTCAGCGATGCAGAGCTGTCGCGCTACATCGAGCAACGTGGTCGTCACCTGGTTGGCCGGGTAAGCGATCTGGGTCCGCGACAAAGCTTCCCAATGTCTTCACAAATCGCTGATAAAATGGCTGATAACCGGGCCTTTCTTGTTGGCGAAAGCGGTCATGCCTTTCCGCCTATCGGTGCTCAGGGGTTGAACCTTGGCATTCGGGATGTGGAGGAACTGGCTTATCAGATGTTACACCTGCCCCACGCGTCGATTTCCGACATTGCGGTCAGATACAATCAGAAACGGCAATTGGACGTTAAAAGCCGCACCTTTGGTGTCGATATGCTGAATCGCTCATTGCTGACCGGGTTCCTGCCGGTTCAATTTGCCAGAGGCCTTGGTCTTTATGCTGCAAAATCATTTGCCCCGTTGCGTCGCACTTTGATGCGTCAGGGGCTGGGTGCCTATTCCACCTGA
- the galE gene encoding UDP-glucose 4-epimerase GalE, with amino-acid sequence MKILVTGGAGYIGSHTCVALIQAGFTPVIADNFSNSHPLAISRIEAITGTRPESHNCDIADPDAMREILQSHKFAAAIHFAGVKAVGRSVSEPLETYRENVAGSLSLLQSLKAGGITRLIFSSSATVYGGAEQMPIPENAQVQPTNPYGHSKAMVEQILQDLAAAEPDWGIGVLRYFNPVGAHKSGEIGEDPQGIPDNLFPYVSQVAVGRREKLQVFGDDYETPDGTGVRDYIHVMDLAEGHVAALKTCLQSDGLFAVNLGTGQGSSVLEIIKAFEATSGRSVPYEITDRRPGDVGTSYADPAKAREMIGFEAKRDLTQMCRDAWNWQQRNPTGYSNQ; translated from the coding sequence TTGAAAATTCTGGTCACAGGCGGCGCGGGCTATATTGGGTCCCATACCTGCGTAGCGCTCATTCAGGCTGGCTTTACGCCCGTCATTGCGGATAATTTCAGCAACAGTCATCCGCTCGCAATCAGTAGAATAGAAGCCATTACCGGCACACGGCCTGAGTCTCATAATTGTGATATTGCAGACCCTGATGCCATGCGCGAGATTTTGCAGAGCCATAAATTTGCAGCCGCAATTCATTTTGCCGGGGTCAAAGCCGTTGGCAGATCCGTTTCAGAACCTCTGGAGACTTACCGCGAAAATGTCGCCGGTAGTTTGTCCTTGCTGCAGTCATTGAAGGCAGGCGGGATTACGCGCCTGATTTTCTCCTCGTCAGCAACAGTGTATGGCGGCGCGGAGCAAATGCCGATCCCGGAAAATGCACAGGTACAACCAACCAATCCCTATGGTCATTCAAAAGCAATGGTTGAGCAGATCCTTCAGGATTTAGCGGCCGCAGAACCCGATTGGGGCATTGGTGTATTGCGTTACTTTAACCCTGTAGGGGCGCACAAAAGCGGCGAGATCGGTGAAGACCCCCAAGGGATTCCGGATAATCTGTTTCCATATGTGTCGCAAGTCGCCGTAGGGCGCCGTGAAAAGCTGCAGGTGTTTGGCGATGATTATGAGACGCCCGATGGTACCGGTGTCCGGGATTACATCCATGTGATGGATTTGGCGGAAGGACATGTCGCGGCTTTGAAGACCTGTTTACAGTCAGACGGTCTTTTTGCGGTAAATCTGGGAACCGGGCAGGGCAGTAGTGTTCTGGAAATCATCAAGGCGTTTGAAGCAACCTCCGGGCGGTCCGTGCCTTATGAAATAACTGATCGCCGTCCCGGTGATGTGGGGACAAGCTACGCTGATCCTGCAAAGGCCCGCGAGATGATTGGCTTTGAAGCCAAGCGTGATCTCACCCAGATGTGTCGGGACGCCTGGAACTGGCAACAACGCAACCCAACAGGTTATTCCAATCAATAG
- a CDS encoding multidrug effflux MFS transporter has product MDIQAGSGTLPTRQLDRKPPLIILVVIAMLGPLALNIFLPSMLGIQAHFSTSFSAVQLGLSLFLVSLALAQLVLGTLSDRFGRRPVLLVGTWLFLLGTLTCLFAPAIEVFLMGRVIQGFGGSAGLILGRAILRDLYDRDQAASMIGYVTMGMAVAPMIGPAVAGYLDKFFGWQSSFWLLLVFAIGVLVASYLKVSETNKNPIPSIDFKSLYRSYRELLNIRVFWLYTGLSSCTAGMFFSFLGGAPFVSEKVLGLTPDVYGLYFVLVALGYSLGNFLSGRFAGRIGVFRMIMAGNLLGIASISVMILLFLTFDASAPLLFGPMLFMSLSNGLVLPSSVAGAVSVKPELAGSASGLMGSIQMLVGAFLSYLVGLVLPLTVTPTVWPLIAAMFFTLCCSLVFGIMLQNTKA; this is encoded by the coding sequence ATGGACATCCAAGCAGGAAGCGGGACGCTCCCCACCCGCCAACTCGACCGAAAACCTCCACTGATTATTCTGGTGGTGATCGCGATGCTGGGCCCCCTGGCATTGAACATTTTCCTGCCTTCAATGCTGGGCATTCAGGCTCATTTCTCGACCAGCTTTTCGGCGGTCCAGCTTGGTCTGTCGCTGTTTCTCGTCTCTCTGGCGCTGGCCCAATTGGTGTTGGGCACTTTGTCTGACAGATTTGGCAGAAGACCCGTACTGCTTGTGGGGACCTGGCTATTTCTGCTCGGCACTTTGACCTGCCTCTTTGCCCCTGCAATTGAAGTCTTCCTGATGGGGCGCGTGATACAAGGGTTTGGCGGCTCCGCCGGATTGATTCTTGGTCGAGCCATTCTGCGCGATTTGTATGATCGCGATCAGGCAGCCAGCATGATCGGTTATGTGACCATGGGCATGGCAGTTGCGCCGATGATCGGTCCTGCAGTTGCCGGCTATCTGGACAAGTTTTTCGGCTGGCAAAGCAGTTTTTGGCTGCTGTTGGTATTTGCCATCGGTGTCCTGGTTGCATCCTATCTGAAGGTCAGTGAGACCAACAAAAATCCAATCCCCTCAATCGACTTCAAAAGCCTTTATCGTTCCTATCGTGAATTGCTGAATATCAGGGTCTTCTGGCTATACACAGGGCTTTCAAGCTGCACCGCTGGCATGTTTTTCTCATTCCTCGGCGGCGCGCCCTTTGTCAGCGAGAAGGTTCTGGGGCTGACACCTGATGTGTATGGACTGTACTTCGTCCTGGTGGCATTGGGATACAGCCTTGGTAACTTCCTGTCCGGTCGATTTGCTGGCAGAATCGGCGTTTTTCGCATGATCATGGCTGGTAATCTGCTTGGAATAGCATCCATCAGTGTCATGATTTTGCTGTTTCTCACTTTCGATGCGAGCGCACCGCTTTTATTTGGACCTATGTTGTTTATGAGCCTGTCTAACGGGCTTGTGCTGCCAAGTTCTGTGGCTGGTGCCGTCAGCGTTAAACCGGAGCTGGCCGGGTCGGCATCGGGCCTGATGGGCAGCATTCAAATGCTCGTGGGAGCGTTCTTGAGCTATCTGGTGGGACTGGTGTTGCCATTGACCGTTACACCAACGGTCTGGCCACTTATTGCAGCCATGTTCTTCACGCTTTGTTGCTCTCTGGTTTTTGGAATTATGCTTCAAAACACAAAAGCTTAA
- the gph gene encoding phosphoglycolate phosphatase (PGP is an essential enzyme in the glycolate salvage pathway in higher organisms (photorespiration in plants). Phosphoglycolate results from the oxidase activity of RubisCO in the Calvin cycle when concentrations of carbon dioxide are low relative to oxygen. This enzyme is a member of the Haloacid Dehalogenase (HAD) superfamily of aspartate-nucleophile hydrolase enzymes (PF00702).) — protein MTKPLLVFDLDGTLLETAPDLVGTLNEILTEQGLTPIPLSTAKTYIGQGAKMMIENGFAANNEAVSAERLDGLMVSFLQKYEARIARETHPFPGLVDALDRLHQEGWDLAVCTNKHERLARLLLGELNLTERFVAITGGDTFEHKKPHPEHLLKTVELAGAKAEQSIMVGDSRSDIDAAKAASIPVIAVDFGYTPVPVSELGPDLIISHFDQIHDAIKTITGR, from the coding sequence ATGACCAAACCTCTGCTTGTCTTCGATCTCGACGGTACCCTTTTGGAAACAGCGCCAGACCTTGTTGGTACGCTCAATGAAATCCTGACCGAGCAAGGGCTAACGCCAATTCCGCTCTCCACTGCCAAGACCTATATTGGTCAGGGCGCAAAGATGATGATTGAAAACGGATTTGCGGCCAATAATGAAGCCGTTTCAGCAGAGAGACTCGATGGTCTTATGGTTTCTTTTTTGCAGAAGTATGAGGCCAGGATCGCCCGGGAAACTCATCCATTTCCCGGACTAGTCGATGCACTGGATCGATTGCATCAGGAAGGATGGGACCTTGCTGTTTGCACAAACAAACATGAGCGGCTGGCGCGGTTGCTGTTGGGAGAGCTGAACCTTACGGAACGGTTTGTTGCTATTACCGGTGGTGATACTTTCGAGCATAAAAAACCACATCCGGAGCATTTGTTGAAAACGGTGGAGCTTGCTGGCGCGAAGGCAGAGCAGTCCATTATGGTTGGTGACAGTCGCAGCGACATTGATGCGGCGAAAGCTGCATCCATTCCTGTCATCGCTGTTGATTTTGGTTATACGCCGGTGCCTGTAAGTGAGCTTGGCCCTGATTTGATCATTTCACATTTCGATCAGATTCACGATGCCATCAAGACCATAACTGGCCGTTAG
- a CDS encoding glycosyltransferase has product MGEINSRPRVMISIARADTGGVPEHVFQLVKALDGQVEFHIACPTDRPYYQRFITLLGQDRIVEIPHRRLTVSALKAMARAVREKNIDLIHGHGKGGGVYGRLVALATGRNVIYTQHGMSPDAKFKYWFLDYNVWLDLILGKFTDASICVSEGEKIETVAQYVAKAHELNVIPNGVPNGLQRHHVNTAGQPLSLVSVSRFDAQKNPDELLEIVDLLSRRNIPGGFHMTVLGVGDGKAKFEQELANRSLEGFVTMAGAVSDVRRVFRRSDTLVSTATWEGMPLALLEAMSEGLPIVASKVVGNRDVVDDRESGFLYPLGDPESAVDAIVKLTDASIRQSFGEAGRKIIDTRHSIGHMSDQTLQLYRKVLGTQSVSKPRTEEAENEPVAPKEAA; this is encoded by the coding sequence ATGGGTGAAATCAATTCACGTCCGCGTGTCATGATCAGTATTGCGCGCGCCGATACCGGTGGCGTTCCGGAACATGTTTTTCAACTCGTCAAGGCTTTGGATGGTCAGGTTGAATTTCACATCGCCTGTCCGACGGATCGCCCATACTACCAGCGTTTCATCACGCTCTTGGGTCAGGATCGGATTGTGGAGATCCCGCATCGTCGTCTGACTGTGTCCGCGTTAAAGGCTATGGCCCGCGCGGTCCGTGAGAAGAACATTGATCTTATACACGGACATGGCAAGGGTGGTGGTGTTTATGGGCGGCTTGTGGCCCTGGCGACGGGTCGAAATGTCATCTACACGCAACATGGCATGAGCCCGGACGCCAAATTCAAATACTGGTTTCTGGACTACAATGTCTGGCTGGACCTTATTCTGGGCAAATTCACCGATGCAAGTATCTGTGTGTCCGAAGGGGAAAAGATTGAAACCGTTGCCCAGTATGTTGCCAAGGCGCATGAACTGAATGTCATTCCAAACGGCGTGCCGAACGGTCTGCAGCGACACCACGTCAATACCGCCGGCCAGCCACTCAGCCTTGTGTCGGTTTCCAGATTTGACGCACAAAAAAACCCCGATGAATTACTCGAGATCGTCGACCTTTTGTCGCGCCGCAATATTCCTGGCGGATTCCATATGACGGTCCTGGGTGTCGGCGATGGCAAGGCAAAATTTGAACAGGAACTTGCGAACAGGTCGCTTGAAGGTTTCGTAACCATGGCTGGTGCCGTATCAGATGTGAGACGGGTCTTCCGACGTTCCGACACGCTCGTCTCCACTGCAACCTGGGAAGGCATGCCTCTGGCATTGCTGGAAGCCATGTCGGAAGGATTGCCGATCGTCGCCAGTAAAGTGGTCGGTAACCGGGACGTCGTTGATGATCGCGAAAGCGGATTTCTCTATCCCCTCGGGGACCCTGAAAGCGCGGTAGATGCTATTGTCAAATTGACTGATGCATCCATCCGGCAGAGCTTTGGCGAAGCTGGCCGAAAAATTATCGACACACGCCACAGTATTGGACATATGTCAGACCAGACATTGCAGCTTTATCGGAAGGTCCTGGGAACACAATCAGTCAGCAAACCAAGGACTGAAGAAGCCGAGAACGAACCGGTTGCTCCCAAAGAGGCAGCTTAA
- a CDS encoding tripartite tricarboxylate transporter substrate binding protein, with protein MTNKTIIGAILATALATTLATAQDFPSKSVDYIIPFGPGGESDVTARFQQPFFKDKFGQDLVVSYKPGGGGAVGWSQLNGMAGDGHTIMGINLPHIIVKPKQGDVGFQTDNITAIYMFHYTPDAIVVHADSDFQSLQDLIDYAKANPKKTTFSGSGKGTANHIAQVIFDDLAGVETTYVSFKGTGAAVTALLGKQVVAEWGYTTVGAKQGDKVRMLAVAMEERHPAFPNVPTFRELGFDMVSGAYRGIAVPKSTPEDVRMKLSDMIRDINADPAFQKQMLDGGFALSEIGYGADMDAFMASKSEEYLAAAKSAGVID; from the coding sequence ATGACAAATAAGACAATTATCGGTGCCATTTTGGCAACTGCACTAGCGACGACGCTCGCAACCGCTCAGGACTTCCCCTCCAAATCGGTCGACTATATCATTCCGTTCGGACCAGGTGGTGAGTCAGATGTGACCGCACGTTTTCAGCAACCCTTCTTCAAGGACAAATTCGGTCAGGACCTCGTGGTGTCCTACAAACCTGGTGGCGGTGGTGCTGTAGGCTGGTCTCAGCTCAACGGCATGGCAGGCGATGGCCATACGATTATGGGCATCAACCTGCCGCATATTATTGTAAAGCCAAAGCAGGGTGACGTTGGTTTCCAGACGGACAATATCACTGCAATCTACATGTTCCATTACACACCTGATGCTATTGTGGTGCATGCCGACAGTGATTTTCAGTCGCTTCAGGATTTGATTGACTACGCAAAAGCCAATCCGAAGAAAACGACTTTCTCCGGCTCCGGCAAGGGAACTGCAAACCATATTGCACAGGTCATTTTTGACGACCTGGCAGGCGTTGAGACCACTTATGTTTCGTTCAAGGGCACGGGCGCTGCAGTTACTGCACTGCTCGGCAAACAGGTTGTTGCTGAATGGGGCTATACGACTGTCGGCGCCAAACAGGGTGACAAAGTGCGCATGCTGGCCGTTGCCATGGAAGAACGCCACCCGGCCTTTCCGAACGTGCCAACATTCCGGGAACTGGGCTTTGACATGGTGTCCGGTGCCTATCGTGGCATAGCTGTACCAAAGTCTACACCGGAAGATGTGCGTATGAAGCTTTCAGACATGATCCGCGATATCAATGCTGATCCCGCGTTTCAGAAGCAGATGCTGGATGGTGGTTTTGCTCTGTCTGAAATTGGATATGGTGCAGACATGGATGCGTTCATGGCATCAAAATCCGAAGAATATCTTGCTGCCGCCAAAAGCGCCGGCGTTATAGACTAA
- a CDS encoding L,D-transpeptidase, producing MLLKRLFLAVALVLTGSAVAPFGDGGAEARQVFDPSSRTWREIGPTARYGKSKIKRKMVRYETKQKPGTIIVNTKERRLYHVQGNGKAMRYGIGVGRDGFQWSGTHRVSRKAEWPGWTPPAAMRKRQPGLPAYMPGGLNNPLGARALYIGSTIYRIHGSNEPWSIGQAVSSGCIRMTNKDVEHLYERVRVGAKVIVVR from the coding sequence ATGTTGTTGAAACGGCTATTTTTGGCTGTTGCACTTGTCCTGACCGGCAGTGCAGTTGCCCCCTTTGGTGATGGCGGCGCGGAAGCGCGGCAAGTATTTGACCCCTCTTCGCGCACGTGGCGTGAAATTGGGCCAACCGCACGGTATGGCAAGTCCAAAATCAAGCGGAAAATGGTCCGCTATGAAACCAAACAGAAGCCCGGCACAATCATCGTAAACACAAAAGAGCGTCGTCTCTATCATGTTCAGGGCAATGGCAAAGCCATGCGCTATGGCATTGGTGTCGGTCGTGATGGTTTCCAGTGGTCAGGTACGCACCGCGTATCCCGCAAGGCTGAATGGCCGGGCTGGACACCACCTGCTGCGATGCGCAAGCGTCAACCAGGCCTGCCTGCTTACATGCCAGGCGGTCTTAACAATCCGCTGGGCGCCCGCGCGCTTTACATCGGCAGCACCATCTACCGTATTCACGGCTCCAATGAGCCTTGGTCAATCGGTCAGGCTGTGTCTTCCGGCTGCATCAGAATGACCAACAAGGATGTTGAGCATCTCTATGAGCGTGTGAGAGTTGGCGCGAAAGTGATTGTCGTTCGCTGA